The genomic DNA ACTACAACGAGCAGGACTTTATCAACGTTGGGACAGGCGAAGAAGTCTCTATTCGGGAACTGGCTTTGACAATTCAGGCGATCGTCGGCTACACAGGCGAACTGCACTTCGACTCCACCAAGCCAGACGGCACCCCCCGCAAACTCCTCGACACCACCCGCCTCCAGCAACTCGGATGGCAGCCCAAGACCTCGCTGAAGGAAGGCATTGAGCAGACCTATCAGTGGTTTCAGGAAAACTATGGAACGGTGAGAGGTCAGGGATAGAGTAGCTCCCCCTTATCCATCCACCCACAATCTTCCTCCCTCAATTCTCCCCTTCACTCCCACGGGCAATGCCGCATTCACGCCGTCATGTCCGAAGGGAAGCTCTGCCAGGATCGGAATACCCAGATCGCAGAGCCGATCGCGCAAAACCTCTCCTACGCTGAAACTGGGAACGTTGGGCGGCGGATCGCACTGGCTGAACCGTCCTATAGCAATGCCCTTCACAGAATTGAATGCGCCACTCATGCGCCACTGAGTCAGCATTCGATCGATTCGATAGGGGGCTTCGGTGACATCTTCAAAGGCGAGGATGACGTTGGCAAGATCGGGCTGGGCAGGCGTGTGCAGGAGATGGGTGGCAACGGTAAGATTAGCAGGCAGCAAAATTCCCTCGGCAGTGCCTTCGATCCAGGTTGTGCCCTGAAGCGGTGCGATCGATTGTCCTTCCACCCAGGCAAACAATCGTTGAATTGACCAATCTGGCTCGGCGGCGATCGTCGTCAGCAGCGGTGCATGAACCCCCGAAACTCCGTGACGGCAGAGGCTCCACAGCAGACTCGTAATATCCGAGAAGCCGATCAGCCACTTCGGGTCGTCCAGCGGATCGTCCAGCCACCCGCCCCAGCTCTCCAAAACCCGCGCCCCCCCATACCCGCCTCTGGCACAGAGAATCCCTCGACAGTCCGGGTCTTTYNAGCKSNTCCAATAATTGCGATCGTCGCTGATCATCCCGCCCCGCCAGATAGCCCCAGCGCTCGTCATACCCCGGACTCAGCTCCACCCGATACCCTCGCACCTGCCAGATCTCCACCCCCCGCCGAAAACTATCAAACTCCCGTAATGCCCCACTCGGCGCAACCACCCGCAGCAAATCACCAGGCTGTAAAGGAGCAGGCTTCCGACATTCCATAAAAATTCTCGTCCTTAAAAGTTCCGAACAACTGCGAATCCCCTCAATCACAAATATCTCAACAAATATCTGAGGAGATGCCAACCAATCCCATTACCAAACCAATCCATGCCTTACGCTGCGCTAACCCATCCTAAGCCCCACCACTCCCCTGCTCCCCTGCTCCCTACTCCCCATCTTCCTCATCCCCCACTCCCCACCACCCCTAAAAGCCACCCCTCCACCCGCTCTCCCATCGCCTGCATCGAATAATTCTGCTCAGCAGACAGACGGCAAATTTGGCGATCGATTTTATCAAGCTTCTGAATGGCATCAACCAAACCCGAAACGCTGTCCGGTTCCACTAACCATCCCGTCCGACCGTCCTGCACAATTTCAGCGGGACCCCCTCGACGATAGGCAATTACAGGCACACCGCAGGCTAAAGCCTCGATCGCCACGTTGCCAAACGCCTCGACCCATTTGGGTGTCATGAGTAGTCCCCGGCACTGCCCCAATGACCGCTGAAGCTGCTCTGTGCTCAGGAAGCCTTCGTAGCTGAAAACCGCGTTGGGATGACGTTCACAGATCGATCGCCAGTAGTCCTTGTCCGGCATTGCGCCCCATATTTTGAGAGGAAGACCCGTTTGCTGAGCCGCTTCGATCGCATCTTCAATGCCCTTTTCCGGCGCAATTCTGCCCACCCAGCCCAATGCTCTGTCTGCCTCTGCCCGGAACTGATATAGCGACAGGTCTAATCCGTTACCCAAGACCCGACACCGCTCCCCAAACGGAAATGTCTCCGCCTGTGCCTTGCTGTGAACCCCAATACTGGCGGGAAATTGCTCCAGCGTTTGCCCAATGATCTGATCCATTGCATCTGTCAACGATCCCATACTGACCAGATGGGCGATCGGGCGATCAAAAAATGGCGTGAGGTAGAAAGGCAGCCAATCGTAGGCAAAGTTGAGCAAAACATCATAGTTGTGCTGCTGCTGATATGCCGTCTGCCACAGATTACCCAGCACTGAATTGGGCGGCAGAACGATTGGGGCATCCCGTCCCTGGGTCTGGGCAGTAGGTTGCAGTTCGCCGGGAATTTGCACAATGTTCAGTCCGGAGGAAATGGATTCGGCAGGAGCCAGTACGGTAATCTCGTGTCCACGGGACTTGAGTGCCAGCCCAATATTCCGCAGGGTTAGCTCGACACCACCCCCTAAACCCGACCCCAGTGCGCCGACGGTTGTTGAAACAAACAAAATTCTCAAACGGTTTCCCCCTTTCATGTCCCGATTCACGCTCTAATTCACGTCCTGATTCACGCTCTAGTTCACGCAATCCTACGCACGACTGTAGCCCCGCGATCGCTCGCTTGTCGTAATCCCCGCATAGCTTCCCATCTGTCCCATCGCTAGAATACGATATGACTCTGTTGCTGAAGCACGATCGTAAGCAACAGAAGAGGAGAAGCAGCCGGAGAAAGAATTGGCTGAACTCTGAAAACCGAACTCTGAAAACCTTAGAGCAACAGGAAGAAAAGCCAATGTCTGCTGAAGTGAATCAATCTGCTGAAATCAATCAACCCATCGATCCGCAAACCCAGCCAGATGCGATGACGGTCGAAAACGCCGAAACCGATACCTTTACGCTTGATCCCGATCCCAACTTCAATCCGAATGAGCCTGCGGCTGTGAACGAACCTCAGCCCGAACTTCAGGTAGCAGTTCAGGAATTAACCCAGCGGCTTGATGCCCTCAAAACCCAGCTAGAGGATCGCAATCAGCAATATGCACGCCTCGCGGCTGACTTTGACAACTTCCGGAAGCGGACGCAGAAAGAAAAAGAAGACCTGGAGCAGACGATTAAATGCGCCACGATCAAGGAACTTCTGCCCGTAGTCGATAACTTTGAGCGTGCCCGGTCGCAGATCAAGCCCCAGACAGACGCGGAAATGACCATCCATAAGAGCTACCAGGGCGTTTACAAGGATCTGGTCGATCGCCTGAAGAAAGTTGGCGTTGCCGTCATGCGCGTCGAAAACGAAATATTTGACCCGAACCTGCACGAGGCGGTCATGCGGGAAACGACTGCTGAAGTGCCAGAAGGAACGATCGTGGAAGAACTGCGACGCGGCTATACGATCGGCGATCAGGTTTTGCGTCATGCCATGGTCAAGGTGGCGGCTGCACCCGATGGATCAGAAGGGGGATCTGCTGCGGAGTAAATCCTCAAGGTAATCCTTAAGGCAATACTGAGTGATTCATACTTGCTGATTCACCCGCCGATTCCCGATGAACGTCTTCATGAACCGTTGATTTATGAACGGAGCGTGAACTGCTAATCCGCCTCCGCCTGGATAAGCCCGACTCAAACTCCCATGATTTGAAGCAAGGCTCCTATTCAGCCGATAGCAGGAGGCTCAAACATTTTTGTGAAGACTGATCGTATTTCCTGAGAATTGCGGAATACTGGGCTGAAGATGGGAGCAAGCACGCTTGTATCCCACCGGATCGCTCTATTTCTACTTCACGCGCTCATTCACTTGCACCGTCAGTAAGTAGCCACGCATTATGGGAAAAGTTATCGGCATCGACCTGGGCACAACCAATAGCTGCATTGCAGTGCTGGAGGGCGGCAAACCCGTCGTCATTGCAAACTCTGAAGGTGGTAGGACAACTCCCAGTATCGTAGGCTTTGGCAAGTCGGGTGAGCGCCTAGTTGGGCAACTGGCAAAACGGCAGGCTGTCACCAACGCAGAGAATACGATCTTCAGCATCAAGCGGTTTATCGGTCGGCGGTGGAACGACACCGAAGAAGAGCGGCAGCGCGTTCCCTACACCTGCAATCGCGGTAAGGATGACATGGTAGACGTGCAGATTCGCGGGCACATTTTCACCCCGCAGGAAATCTCCGCCATGATCCTGCAAAAGCTGAAGCAAGATGCCGAGAGCTATTTGGGCGAAACCGTAACCCAGGCTGTCATCACGGTTCCCGCCTACTTTACCGACGCCCAGCGGCAGGCAACCAAGGACGCCGGGACGATCGCCGGACTGGAAGTGCTGCGGATCATCAACGAGCCTACAGCAGCAGCGCTATCCTACGGTCTGGATAAGCAGGATCAGGATCAGCGCATTCTGGTGTTTGACTTGGGGGGCGGGACGTTTGATGTCTCCATCCTTCAGCTCGGCGATGGTGTATTTGAAGTCAAAGCAACCTCCGGCAATAACCACTTGGGTGGCGATGATTTTGACAATGTGCTGGTGCGCTGGCTGATCGACAATTTCCGCGATCAGGAAGGGATTGACCTATCCCAGGACAAAATGGCACTTCAGCGGCTGCGTGAGGCGGCAGAGAAAGCCAAAACTGAGCTTTCTACCCGGCTGACGACCACAATTAACCTGCCCTTCATTACCGCAGATGCCACCGGACCCAAGCACCTGGAAACCGAACTGACCCGCGCTAAGTTCGAGGAACTGGTCGGACATCTGATCCAGATGACCATTAACCCAGTCATGCAGGCACTTAAGGACTGCGACCTTACCCCAGAGCAAATCGATCGCATTATTCTGGTCGGCGGCTCGACCCGCATTCCGGCAGTTCAGGAGGCAATTCGCCAGTGCTTCAACGGCAAAACCCCCGATCGATCGGTGAATCCAGATGAGGCGGTGGCGCTGGGAGCGGCGATTCAGGCAGGCGTGCTGGGCGGCGAAGTGAAGGATCTGCTGCTGCTGGACGTGACGCCCCTGTCGCTGGGCATTGAAACCCTCGGTGAGGTGTTCACCCGCATTATTGAACGCAATACGACCATTCCAACCAGCAAAACCCAGACCTTCTCGACGGCAACGGATGGGCAGACTTCGGTAGAGGTGCATGTCCTTCAAGGCGAGCGGGCAATGGCGAAGGATAACAAGAGCCTGGGCAGGTTCCAGCTTTCGGGCATTCCGCCTGCGCCCAGGGGCGTTCCCCAAATTGAGGTTTCATTTGAAATTGACGCAAACGGCATCCTTCAGGTTTCCGCCCGCGATAAGGGAACGGGACGTGCCCAGACGGTGAAGATTACTAACACAGGGGGTCTGAGCGACGCGGAAGTGGAACGGATGCGGCAGGAGGCAGTGGTGTTTGCCGAGGATGATGCCCTTCGTCAGCAGGTGGCTTCTCTGCGAAATCAGGCGGAGGGGCTGCTTCACAACTACGAGACCACCCTGCGGGACAACGGCGAATTTATTACCGAGACTCAAAGGCAGGCAGCTGCCAAGCAGGTTGCTGAACTTCGTGCTGTACTTGCCAATCGTCAGACGCCGCTAGAAACAATGCTGTCCTGCGTAAATGGGCTTCAGGCAACCCTGCTCTCGATCGGTCAATCGGTTTACGATCAGGCAGGAACGACGAGCGAACCCAGCTATACCGAAGATTTTGCTTACAGCAGTGCAGCGGTGCCCTGGGCGAACAGTCACGAAGAAGATGAAACCGAGATGATGGGCAGCTACGACGACGATTTTGTGAATGACGACACGATCGCCGCAGACTATGAGGCGGTTGATTAGCTCTGTGCTTGATTGCTCATGGGGGGAAGCACAGTCCCACCTGCCTTGTCTCCCAGCCGCATAGAAAAAGCTTTAGGATGGAAAGGAAGTCGCTGAGGAAACGCGAATCGGACGCGCCTAAGTGGATCGCATTCTTAAGTGGTTCGATTCTCAGGTATGATTACCCTGAATCCCTCTCGGTTTGAATTTCTCCTGTTGAATTTCTTCCAGAGAGCAGTCGTCAGCGATTTGTGAAATAGGGGTCGGGTGGGTTTCCCGTACATGGCATCTCCCCAGTATCCCCATTACAATCCAGAAAGGATTGCTATCGTCAGTTTCCATTCCTTTCCTACCCCTCTACAGCATTGCCCTATGGCGGATTACTACGACATCCTTGGTGTTTCTCGCAGCGCGGACAAGGAGGAAATTAAGCGTGCCTTTCGTCGGCTTGCCCGCAAGTACCATCCGGACGTTAACAAAGATCCCGGAGCCGAGGACAAGTTTAAGGAGATCAACCGCGCATACGAAGTTCTGTCCGAACCGGAAAAACGGGCGATGTACGATCGCTACGGTGAGGCAGGCGTAGGATCGGCGGCGGGCGCAGCGGGCTACCAGGATTTTGGTGACTTTGGCGGCTTCGCCGATATTTTTGAGAGTTTCTTTAACGGCTTTGCAGGCGGTGCAGCTGGGCAGCAGACTCGCAGACGCAGTGGTCCCGTGCGCGGCGAAGATTTGCGTCTGGATCTGCGGCTGGACTTCCGCGAAGCGGTCTTCGGCGGGGATAAGGAAATCCGGATTAACCACCTGGAATCCTGCGAAACCTGTAGCGGCACGGGTGCAAAACCCGGTACCCAGCCCCGGATGTGCTCGACCTGTAATGGGGCGGGTCAGGTGCGTCGGGCAACCCGGACGCCGTTCGGTAGCTTTACGCAGGTTTCCGTCTGTCCAACCTGTAATGGCAACGGTCAGGTCATCGAGGACAAGTGCGAGGTCTGCGGCGGCAACGGTCAGAAGCAGGAAGCGAAGAAGCTGAAGATTTCGATTCCGCCCGGTGTGGATAATGGGACGCGCCTCAGAGTGTCTGGCGAAGGGGATACGGGACAGCGGGGAGGTCCGGCTGGTGATCTGTATGTCTATCTGTTTGTGAATGAGGATGCCCACTTCCAGCGAGACGGAATTAATATTCTGTCGGAAGTGAAAGTAAGCTACTTGCAGGCGATCCTGGGCGACAAGATCGAAGTGGATACGGTGGACGGCAAAACGGAAGTGACGATCGCCCCCGGCACCCAGCCCAATACGGTTGTGACATTAGAGAAGCACGGTGTTCCCAGATTGGGGAATCCTGATAGTCGCGGCGATCATCTGCTGACGGTAAAGATTGATATTCCAACTCGCGTCACCCACGAGGAGCGGGAACTTCTGGAGAAACTGGTCAAAATTCGGGGCGATCGTCTGAGTAAGGGCGGCGGCATTGAGGGGTTTCTAGGAGGGCTGTTTCGCGGATGACAACCCATCTTCAGCCTGACGACCAGCTAGACCTGCGGGGCACGCCCTGTCCGCTGAATTTTGTACGCACAAAGCTGAGACTGGAGCGAATGACTCCTGGTGCGCTGCTGGAGGTCTGGCTTGATCCCGGTGAGCCGATCGAGCAGGTGCCGGACAGCCTCCGCATGGAAGGATACGGCATTGAGCAAATCGAAGACCGCAGCGAATTTTTTGCCTTGAAGGTGCGTCGTCCAGCGGCAACTCCGTCGGAATGATTCATTCGTGTAGCGACCATGAGTGCTGAGATTAATCAGCCATTTTCTGAGTCAGAAGCCTCTCCTTCTGAGTCGTTTGCCCTGACTGGAACTGTTCTAGCGGTGCAGGCAAATTTTTACTTTGTCCAGCTTGATTCCTCTTTTAATCCTTCGTCGGACGGCTCTGAACTGCCCCTCGATCAGCTTCTCTGTACCCGCCGGACTCGTCTGAAGAAAATTGGGCAGCAGGTAATGGTGGGCGATCGCGTTCGCATTGAGGAACCGGACTGGGAAGGCAAGCGAGGCGCAATCTCAGAAGTCTTTTCCCGACAAACCGAGCTAGACCGTCCGCCGATCGCCAACGCAGACCAAATTCTGCTGGTGTTTGCCATTGCCGAGCCGACCCTCGATCCGGTGCAGCTCAGTCGCTTTCTCGTTAAGGCAGAATCGACGGGCTTGGGCGTTTGTCTCTGTCTCAACAAAAAAGATTTGGTCACGCCGGAGGAACAGCAAGAATGGGGCGATCGGCTTCGCTCCTGGGGCTACGATCCGGTGATGATTAGCGTGCGGGGCGATCTGGGTTTACAGGATTTAGCGGCACGGCTGGGCGATCGAATGAGCGTGGTTTCGGGTCCGTCGGGCGTGGGTAAATCGAGCTTGATTAATGCCCTGATTCCGGCGATCGATCTGCGGGTCGGTCGAGTGTCTGGCAAACTGGGGCGCGGCAGGCATACTACTCGCCATGTGGAACTGTTTCAGCTTCCGTCTGGAGGACTACTGGCGGATACACCCGGATTCAACCAGCCCGATCTGGACTGTCTGCCGAACGAACTGGCTCAGCTTTTCCCGGAATGCCGTCAGCGGCTCAGCGAAGCCAGGTGTCAGTTTAGCGATTGCCTGCACCGGGACGAACCGAACTGCGCGGTGCGGGGTGACTGGGAACGCTACGACCTGTATCTTATGTTCCTGGACGAAGTGATTGCTCGTCAGGAGGCGATCGATCGAACGGGCGACCCGGAATCCACTACGAAGGTCAAAACGGGGAGCGATGGACAGATCGAAGTGGAGCCAAAGCTTCAGACGAAGAAATATCGCCGTCCGTCCCGCCGTACCGAGAAACAGCTCTTGCGCGGCATTGTCCAGGATGTTGAGACGTTGATGGATGATGGGGATTCAGAGGAGGGGTAGGCGATTCGGTTATGTGCCCCTGCCCGCAATTGGAACTTTGGGGCAACAGCGATAGAATGAGGGAAGAAGGCTAAAAAATAACAGACTTTAACAGCAAGGGAGTCTCAGACCCATGACACAAGCGGCACCTCAACAGCGGGGCATTTTGATGAGCGAGTCAGCCCTCCGTCATGTGATGGCATTACGAGACAAGCAGGGGAAAGACCTGTGCCTGCGAGTTGGCGTACGGCAGGGCGGCTGTTCGGGAATGTCCTACACGATGGACTTTGAAGACATCAACAACGTCCGCGAGAACGACGAAGTGTACGACTACGACGGCTTTAAGGTGGTCTGCGACCCGAAGAGTATGCTGTACCTCTACGGCTTAATGCTGGACTACAGCGATGCCCTAATCGGGGGCGGCTTCCAGTTCACCAACCCTAACGCCAACCAGACCTGCGGCTGCGGAAAATCCTTCTCGTAGTTCGTGATGGGTGGGTCGATCGTCTCACAGTTTTCTAAATTTTGCTTTTAATCCTCGCCCTTCTCTTGCAGGTTCGCCTCTGGGAGAAGGTTTTTTAGTGGGAATAGCTCCTTCACCCTCTCAGCACACCATTTGCTCAAAATGCAGCGAGTCACCGTTGCCCGGTTTCGTTCCCGTCAGGAGGCAGAAGCATATTTGAAAGTCTTGCGATCGCTCACACCCAATTTCAGCCACAGCATTGTATTTGATATCAGCAGCGACCCTGCGATCGAGCAAAAGAATCTAAGACAGTCAGTGCTTTAAACTAGAGAGGCGATTGCTGAAGGGGAAACAACTATGGAATCGGCAGTCTATCACGTCAGCGCTTTCTGGGATGAAGAGGCAGAAGTTTGGGTCGCAACAAGCGAAGATGTTCCGGGTTTGGTAACGGAAGCAGACACGATCGAAGAATTGAGCCAAAAACTACGAGACCTGGTTCCTGAACTGCTGCTCAGCAATCACGTTATTTCTGCTAACTATTCAGGAGCGATCGCTATCCAGCTAACCTGCCAACGACAGGAATTGATCAGGGTTGCATCGTAGATGGTGAAGTCTCTCACGCCTGCACTTAAAAAAATCTTGTCGGAGGCGGGATGCTCGTTTGAGCGTCAGGGCAAAGGCGATCATGAAATCTGGTACAGCCCGATTAGCGATCGTCGTTTCCCGGTAGACAATGCCATCAAGTCTCGCCACACGGCAAACGCAGTTCTCAAGCAGGCAGGACTACCAAAGGCTTTCTAGCTATGCTTCACAGCGCAAAGGCATCGTAGAGACAGTTTGGGCAGCAGACGTAGTGCCCCTGCCAACGGATGGGTCCTTCGCCGCATTCGGGACAGTAGAACGTCAGGGTACTCAGTGCGGCTCGTGTTTCCTGCGTCTGGGATTTCCTGCGCTTGCGTTTGGGCTTCAGTTCAGTGACGTTAGTGGGTTTGAGGTAAGTGTCGCGATCGCCCCGGTCTGCCATTTGTTGCGCTTCGGGTTCTGTCCAGCGGCGATCGGGTTTGAGGGTGGGGATTTGGCGGAAGGCGTTCATGATGGCACTGTCTCCCGTGTATTCGGCGATGAGGCTGGCGATCGTTTTGCAGCAGCTTGCGGGTGCTTTAACCACCTGACGTTCGCTGAAGCGGATCACAATCCAGCCCCAGTTCAGAAACGCCTGATTGCGAATGGCATCTTTAGGGCAGCCGAAATAGTGGATGGGCAGGAGGTCGCGGCTGTAAGGTTCATCGACTTCAATATCAATATGTAAACCAGAGGCGGGATCAAGATAGGCAAAGTCGGGGACGTAGGGCTGGTCGTAGCCATCCTTTCGCATCAGGACGCCCGTGTGAATTTTGCCGGGGAAATATTGCCAGAGGTCGCGTTCAAACTGGGATTCCGATCGTCCTTTGGGCGGCTTGTGGTGATAACCCATCGGTGGGACGGGTAGGCGATCGGTTGAATCAGGAAATTTATCTGCTTTAAGGGAGGCAGAAATCAGAACAGTGGGTAATCGCTCCATTCTTTATATTTTGACAAAGATGCCCAAAATCTGTCTGAGAGACGATTTTGCTTGCCTCAAGAAAAACCGATGTTCAGGTGAGGTAAAGACTTATGAACAAAAGTACATATTCTTTAGTAGAATAGCGACATACAAAGGTAAGTATTTTTGCTCATTGCCATGATAGCCGATCAATTTCCCTGGCTAACTGCGATCGTCCTGCTCCCACTCGTTGCTTCCTTTCTGATCCCCGTCCTGCCGGATAAAGACGGCAAACTGGTGCGGTGGTATGCCCTGGGCGTAGGTCTCGCAGATTTTGCTCTCATGTGTTACGCCTTCTGGAAGCATTACGATCCGAGCAGTGCAACGTTTCAACTCGCAGAAAGTTACGCCTGGGTTCCCCAGTTAGGTCTGAACTGGGCACTGTCGGTTGACGGAATTTCCGCGCCGCTTGTGCTTCTGGCGGGTTTTGTGACGACCCTTTCTATCTTTGCCGCCTGGCAGGTCGATCGCAAGCCCAAGCTGTTCTACTTCCTCCTCCTGGTGCTGTACGCAGCGCAGATCGGAGTTTTCGTCGCTCAAGATATCATCCTACTGTTCATCATGTGGGAGATTGAGCTGGTTCCGGTCTATTTGCTGGTGTCTATCTGGGGCGGACAGCGCCGACGCTATGCGGCAACAAAGTTCCTGCTGTACACGGCTGCGGCTTCGATCTTCATTCTGGTCGCAGGGCTGGCAATGGGTCTGTATGGCGGAGAATCCCTCACCTTCGATATGGCGGAACTGGCTCAACGGCAGTATCCCCTCACGCTTCAACTCTTGCTCTATGCGGGTCTGCTGGTTGCCTTTGGCGTGAAGCTGGCAATCTTCCCCCTCCACACCTGGCTACCCGATGCCCACGGTGAAGCTTCTGCTCCCGTCTCGATGATTCTGGCGGGGGTGCTGCTGAAGATGGGCGGCTACGGTCTGATTCGTCTGAACATGGGACTGCTGCCGGACGCGCACGTTTACTTCGCTCCGATTCTGGCAATCCTGGGCGTGGTGAACATCATCTACGGCGCGTTCAACTCCTTTGCCCAAACGAACATGAAGCGTCGTCTGGCGTACTCCTCGATTTCCCACATGGGGTTCGTGCTGCTGGGCATTGCTTCCTTCACGGACATTGGGATTAGCGGCGCGATGCTGCAAATGCTGTCCCACGGTCTGATTGCGGCGGCTCTGTTCTTCCTGGCGGGTGTCACCTACGATCGCACTCACACGATGGCGATGGATCAGATGGGCGGTATTGGTAAGGCGATGCCCAGAGTATTTGCCCTGTTCACGGCGGGTTCGATGGCATCTCTGGCGCTTCCCGGCATGAGCGGCTTCGTCAGCGAGATCTCGGTCTTCGTGGGCGTGGCAACGACGGATGTGTATGGCTCTGCCTTCCGCACGGTGACGATCTTCCTGGCGGCAGTGGGTCTGATTCTGACTCCGATTTATCTGCTGTCGATGCTGCGTCAGGTGTTCTACGGTGTGACGGTTCCCCCCTCCTGCGATATTGGCGGTGCAGGTGCTGCGGATGCGGGCGCTCAAGAGGTAGTCTGCTTCGGAACGAACTGTGTTCTGCCCTCTGATGCGGTCTTCAGCGATGCGAAACCCCGTGAAGTATTCATTGCGGTCTGCTTCCTGGTGCTGGTGATTGGCATCGGCTTCTATCCCAAGCTTGCGACCAACCTGTACGACGCGACGACGGTTGCCGTAAATGCGGAAATGAAGCAGTCCTACACGCAGATTGCTCAGGAAAATCCGCAAATCTACGCCAGGAACCTGCTGCCGGGATTTGGCAAAGCTGAAACTGCTCCGGTTGTAGGCGTTATCGAATAGCGGGTTTACATAGATATCTGGCATCGGTACTCAATCTCTAGTTTCACGTTACCGATACAGTGGTTAACCATCCGAAGGGCGATCGATCTCGCCCTTTTTTCTTTTTAAATAAACTTGATGGGTTTATAGTGGGACTCATTCATGTAGGCGATTAAGCGATGTCTGAGCGGCAGTTTCTACAGCTCGACGGCTTTACGAAAGCAGAGCGAATTACGATGACCGATCGGGTCAGCCAGGCAATTAATCAGGCAGGAGCCTGGATCACTGACTTTCACCAATACTCGAACGTCCTGATTTGCATTAACTTTGAGGTGTCGATCGCCGATGTCGGCAAGCTGTCTGAGTCTTTGCAGGAAACGGGACTGCATTTGAGTCAGGAAAGTCTGGAGCAGCTAATGGCTTTTAGCGAATCAACGTTGAAACAAAAAGAACTCCCCGGAACGCTGCAAATTACATTCATCCACAACGAACCTGATATGCTGCGGGATATACCCGCTGTTCCGGGGTAAATGGGTAGCGATAATACTTGGGGAATTGGAAGCCTGGTTAGACCAAAATTCTCCTCTGCTCCCTGCTCCCCTGCTCACACAGACAGCCTCAACTGCGACCCCTGCTCCGTCTTATACACCTCAATCCGCGTCTGAAACGCCTCTTTCAAGTGGGGAATGTGGGTAACGGTGAGAATACAGGCAAAATCAGGGGCGATCGCATTAATGGCGGCAATGAGTCGATCGCATCCAGCATCGTCTTGAGTTCCGAATCCTTCGTCAATGATAAGGAGCTGGAGGGCAGTGCCCGATCGCTGGGCGAGGAGTCTGGCGAGGGCTAGGCGAATAGCAAAGTTGACGCGGAAAGCCTCACCACCGGAATAGGTTTCGTAGGGGCGAGTACCTTGCGTGTCGCTGATCAGAATATCCAGAGTATCAATTAACTT from Leptolyngbya ohadii IS1 includes the following:
- a CDS encoding DUF1902 domain-containing protein; translation: MESAVYHVSAFWDEEAEVWVATSEDVPGLVTEADTIEELSQKLRDLVPELLLSNHVISANYSGAIAIQLTCQRQELIRVAS
- a CDS encoding NAD(P)H-quinone oxidoreductase subunit 4 yields the protein MIADQFPWLTAIVLLPLVASFLIPVLPDKDGKLVRWYALGVGLADFALMCYAFWKHYDPSSATFQLAESYAWVPQLGLNWALSVDGISAPLVLLAGFVTTLSIFAAWQVDRKPKLFYFLLLVLYAAQIGVFVAQDIILLFIMWEIELVPVYLLVSIWGGQRRRYAATKFLLYTAAASIFILVAGLAMGLYGGESLTFDMAELAQRQYPLTLQLLLYAGLLVAFGVKLAIFPLHTWLPDAHGEASAPVSMILAGVLLKMGGYGLIRLNMGLLPDAHVYFAPILAILGVVNIIYGAFNSFAQTNMKRRLAYSSISHMGFVLLGIASFTDIGISGAMLQMLSHGLIAAALFFLAGVTYDRTHTMAMDQMGGIGKAMPRVFALFTAGSMASLALPGMSGFVSEISVFVGVATTDVYGSAFRTVTIFLAAVGLILTPIYLLSMLRQVFYGVTVPPSCDIGGAGAADAGAQEVVCFGTNCVLPSDAVFSDAKPREVFIAVCFLVLVIGIGFYPKLATNLYDATTVAVNAEMKQSYTQIAQENPQIYARNLLPGFGKAETAPVVGVIE
- the rsgA gene encoding small ribosomal subunit biogenesis GTPase RsgA produces the protein MSAEINQPFSESEASPSESFALTGTVLAVQANFYFVQLDSSFNPSSDGSELPLDQLLCTRRTRLKKIGQQVMVGDRVRIEEPDWEGKRGAISEVFSRQTELDRPPIANADQILLVFAIAEPTLDPVQLSRFLVKAESTGLGVCLCLNKKDLVTPEEQQEWGDRLRSWGYDPVMISVRGDLGLQDLAARLGDRMSVVSGPSGVGKSSLINALIPAIDLRVGRVSGKLGRGRHTTRHVELFQLPSGGLLADTPGFNQPDLDCLPNELAQLFPECRQRLSEARCQFSDCLHRDEPNCAVRGDWERYDLYLMFLDEVIARQEAIDRTGDPESTTKVKTGSDGQIEVEPKLQTKKYRRPSRRTEKQLLRGIVQDVETLMDDGDSEEG
- a CDS encoding HesB/IscA family protein, whose product is MTQAAPQQRGILMSESALRHVMALRDKQGKDLCLRVGVRQGGCSGMSYTMDFEDINNVRENDEVYDYDGFKVVCDPKSMLYLYGLMLDYSDALIGGGFQFTNPNANQTCGCGKSFS
- a CDS encoding type II toxin-antitoxin system HicA family toxin codes for the protein MVKSLTPALKKILSEAGCSFERQGKGDHEIWYSPISDRRFPVDNAIKSRHTANAVLKQAGLPKAF